A window of Cryptomeria japonica chromosome 3, Sugi_1.0, whole genome shotgun sequence contains these coding sequences:
- the LOC131036760 gene encoding uncharacterized protein LOC131036760 produces the protein MAEFKIFSRSLKTRSGWRLATVKEAEENRESIKSINWSTRWDRARLLDGWIGGSAYDFRPKVGFRSCVGYMLLTKQSHSPLSEISSSDEMGKGWYSEVTLTEEGRRAALFLCCEDWNYEVVCWLLNCWSKPGKQKLKINSKGEKAAASELVSVVARELQITREMKRERRIQFSKSSVKVIMSSILECLEKAVPNEILREILLRMKVLDLGGQCWKEMGLTDDLSRFQQFGFKTMEASTREDIADVVCHVAADSMAVAIIRHYISSNDANIDRQSSTGLRQRMGDLEFVASVLAYANQILHKSYHGYDSLWGIVEKAAKAAHGDCKILEEILLRDQEYGTFSYDGKYGVLNKILVQAAKKGDLNVVERLTGCGIQALETDDKRGKTALHHAAKLDTNSQGVDIAEALLRNGGVAIRELANARDYKHRTPLHRAALSGHARMCKLLIRYHSSTHAQDKNERIPLHYALGREQQNEELIAMLMSADAEEVDEQDRQGKTPLDLAVECHASNIRMVTWLLSLSSQPEHSFKKLHLSAFLRESSRRGYRDLLVKLLNAGANPVERDNEGKTALHYAAECRGESEAKAIIKELMVFDEEGQVKCPELVTARDNYGRSVLHIAAFIGHKSICQMLLSLDGLALDTKDHDGQSAVYYAVAGTHDDDQVLDALLFPASSKEVPSIADHIDSSGTTPLHVAAAAGNIKMVGKLLSKRLISKSQQREHFVRAADVLGQTALHKAACGGHKRVVQELLDKGAHPLNDRDCDGKTALHYAVQAENDEDALGIAQLVLSKCGSDDEKSLLLCASAVGIGTAEETLANNSPLKTYLKDERSGRKGNLLRAAAKLANIDMTRELLTGGARISDITSSKWRAKLTPMEDQKVEHVLKQIHRSVEQRTDEPTLRDNLGRSAFANGLAALFLNPYVKPPITVGISGEWGMGKSSLMMQTESVLLKTSAQLAFSHSLQVKGFLGARKPKLSTKGESIRRSMRRLSISKRTEDESLHSPHANKDESTSALHSSNAKKDESKLDIFQKLKGLVKCLFSAVKDNTRKRNREVKIPLGDFSGSYNPKYHAMYKHLAVIDRTDMFEEEEEEENESTSSDQSERVCKEESKRQGQEQMQIQGTIPSILTVRYNAWQYRNESDAWAGLAVNVTRELEATMTVAQKLRTGWRYNWTTRKRQIFLGVILPSFLAVIMAIWFTIILWLILDKAKGKDLKQFKYGSLPATVIVVMWAVVRSVISIVEPISSQMVDYICLPNHADKLGYHHKVISDIKFLKKEIGNKPSRLWNAFSFLWCCATFCWNDDYIQDTPIPKMAPASSDNLRIVVFVDDLDRCQENVILQILSAINLVLAACEINVVLGMDKRMIENAIIKKFGNQHNKPPNKCNEALADKYLRKIIQLPLDLPDPSHTESKNFLQGQLGISDTCKGPADCEAQADMPPVHAHRKMNPKFRLGTFISRNPKLGGGETVATRGETGDIRERDDVSGTESTGQGTHFELLNTTEHGQCSTEISEQGLAEAETKIMIQSETSSGIKGGEQGDPISKTEKDRTWMRWCMGKLRSCFFYKCNRGEKSNTEIEDELMEIFPITIEMLIPQYSKGESDAFCFLETKTTGARKLPREWKRLLTYHRLAWNILSKSTPVKTLAGWQVQLIAWVFVCWQWKDQIDTLVQEWDNLRVLKNWITVNDNQQGEMIQGKTSGPSLREIVEQYMDERWPAVAKSGSTSVSNADGIKGSIPKQSPAKENDSIKIHTENGKGQESEGKGISNGTSNINSMEEEDKGGLKYLMEVIGKVLKEEEQEYSLKLQELEGKKGEDPEEWLKIVIRLKILREEKQLEEWLKAIVRNVLKEGEEANAGERSLQQDKQSKEEKQGASQKQKRKGKRKAVEDEEEREEWRKLRDTLSRYNVTMDGLQAFQKFRFYCVPGDLPWPLPKQEDNHN, from the exons ATGGcggaatttaaaatattttcaaggaGCCTCAAAACTCGAAGTGGATGGCGTTTGGCGACTGTGAAAGAAGCAGAAGAAAATAGGGAGTCAATCAAGAGTATTAATTGGTCGACCAGGTGGGATAGAGCCCGTCTTTTAGATGGCTGGATAGGAGGCTCCGCATACGATTTCCGTCCTAAAGTGGGTTTCAGAAGCTGTGTTGGATACATGTTACTCACTAAGCAATCTCACTCGCCCCTCTCTGAAATCTCTAGCTCAG ATGAAATGGGAAAAGGCTGGTATTCGGAGGTCACTCTGACGGAAGAGGGAAGAAGGGCTGCCTTGTTTCTGTGCTGTGAAGATTGGAATTATGAGGTTGTTTGTTGGCTGCTCAACTGCTGGTCAAAGCCTggaaaacaaaagctaaaaatAAACTCAAAAGGGGAGAAAGCAGCGGCCAGTGAACTGGTGAGCGTTGTAGCGAGGGAGTTGCAGATCACACGGGAAATGAAGAGAGAGCGGAGAATCCAGTTTTCGAAGTCGTCAGTGAAAGTGATAATGTCTTCCATTCTGGAGTGTCTGGAAAAGGCAGTTCCAAATGAGATTTTGAGGGAAATTTTATTGAGGATGAAGGTTCTCGACTTAGGAGGTCAGTGTTGGAAAGAGATGGGTTTGACAGACGATTTGAGTAGATTCCAACAGTTTGGATTCAAAACAATGGAGGCCTCGACTAGGGAGGACATCGCGGATGTTGTCTGCCATGTTGCGGCTGACTCCATGGCAGTCGCCATTATAAGGCATTACATTTCTTCAAACGATGCCAATATCGATCGCCAAAGTTCAACAGGGCTCCGGCAGAGGATGGGGGATCTGGAGTTCGTTGCCTCCGTACTGGCTTATGCAAACCAGATCTTACATAAAAGCTATCATGGGTACGATAGTTTATGGGGGATTGTAGAAAAAGCGGCGAAAGCAGCTCATGGCGACTGTAAGATTCTTGAGGAAATTTTGTTGCGAGATCAAGAGTACGGAACATTCAGCTACGATGGAAAATACGGTGTTCTCAACAAAATTCTTGTTCAGGCCGCGAAGAAAGGCGATTTAAATGTTGTGGAGAGGTTAACAGGATGTGGAATCCAAGCCCTTGAAACCGACGACAAAAGAGGAAAGACGGCGCTGCACCATGCAGCAAAACTCGACACCAACTCTCAGGGAGTCGATATCGCAGAAGCGCTGCTGCGTAATGGGGGAGTAGCAATTCGAGAGCTTGCAAATGCCCGTGACTATAAACACAGGACTCCACTACACAGAGCTGCTCTCAGTGGGCACGCGCGCATGTGTAAACTTCTTATACGCTATCACTCAAGCACTCATGCTCAAGATAAAAATGAGCGAATTCCCCTGCATTATGCGCTTGGCCGTGAACAGCAAAACGAGGAGCTCATTGCTATGTTGATGTCAGCGGATGCAGAGGAAGTGGATGAACAAGATCGTCAAGGAAAGACGCCTTTGGATCTTGCCGTTGAATGTCATGCCAGCAACATCAGAATGGTGACTTGGTTGCTATCACTATCCAGTCAACCAGAGCATAGCTTTAAGAAGCTCCACCTGTCAGCGTTTCTTAGGGAGTCTTCCCGAAGGGGTTATCGGGATCTCCTTGTAAAGTTGCTGAACGCAGGAGCCAATCCAGTGGAAAGAGACAATGAAGGAAAAACGGCGCTACATTACGCAGCAGAGTGTAGAGGGGAAAGTGAAGCAAAAGCAATCATCAAGGAACTGATGGTATTCGATGAAGAGGGCCAAGTAAAATGCCCGGAGCTGGTTACAGCACGTGATAATTATGGAAGAAGTGTGCTCCATATTGCAGCTTTCATCGGACACAAATCCATATGCCAAATGCTGTTGAGCCTCGACGGCCTGGCCCTAGATACCAAGGATCACGACGGCCAAAGTGCTGTGTATTACGCAGTTGCTGGCACCCATGACGATGATCAGGTTTTAGACGCTTTGCTATTTCCAGCTTCTTCAAAAGAAGTTCCAAGTATAGCTGATCACATTGATTCCAGCGGAACAACTCCTCTTCACGTTGCCGCTGCAGCAGGCAACATTAAAATGGTGGGGAAGCTTCTGTCAAAGAGATTGATTTCCAAGTCGCAACAGCGAGAACATTTTGTTCGTGCGGCAGACGTGCTGGGTCAAACAGCGCTCCATAAAGCGGCATGCGGAGGCCACAAAAGGGTGGTCCAGGAGCTTCTGGACAAGGGAGCTCACCCTTTAAATGACCGCGACTGTGATGGCAAAACAGCTCTGCATTATGCTGTTCAAGCAGAAAACGATGAAGATGCTCTGGGAATAGCACAATTAGTGCTCAGCAAATGTGGTTCCGACGACGAGAAATCCCTTCTTTTGTGCGCCTCTGCAGTTGGCATTGGTACCGCTGAAGAAACTTTGGCAAATAACTCGCCTTTGAAGACTTATCTTAAGGATGAAAGAAGTGGAAGAAAGGGGAATTTGCTCAGAGCGGCAGCCAAACTAGCCAATATCGACATGACGAGGGAGCTTCTCACTGGTGGCGCTCGTATTTCTGACATTACCAGCTCGAAATGGAGAGCCAAATTGACTCCAATGGAAGATCAAAAAGTTGAACATg TTTTAAAGCAAATACACAGGAGCGTAGAACAGAGAACTGACGAACCGACTCTGCGGGACAATCTTG GAAGAAGTGCGTTTGCAAATGGTCTGGCTGCATTATTTTTAAACCCTTACGTAAAACCTCCCATTACTGTGGGTATCTCAGGGGAATGGGGAATGGGGAAGTCCAGCCTCATGATGCAG ACAGAATCTGTTCTTCTCAAGACATCGGCTCAATTAGCATTCTCACATTCCCTGCAAGTCAAGGGTTTTCTTGGAGCAAGAAAACCCAAATTATCAACAAAAGGTGAAAGCATTAGACGATCAATGAGGCGCTTATCAATATCCAAAAGGACAGAAGAtgaatccttgcatagtcctcatgcAAACAAGGATGAGTCCACTTCAGCCTTGCATAGCTCCAATGCAAAGAAGGATGAATCCAAGTTAGACATTTTCCAGAAGTTGAAAGGTTTGGTGAAATGCTTGTTTTCTGCTGTAAAGGACAATACCAGAAAAAGGAATAGAGAG GTGAAAATCCCACTGGGTGACTTTTCTGGTAGTTATAACCCAAAATATCATGCAATGTACAAGCATTTGGCCGTTATAGATCGCACAGatatg ttcgaagaggaagaagaagaggagaatgaATCAACATCAAGTGATCAGAGTGAAAGGGTGTGCAAGGAGGAATCAAAAAGGCAGGGACAGGAACAGATGCAGATACAGGGGACAATACCCTCCATTTTAACTGTCCGGTATAATGCTTGGCAATACCGGAATGAATCCGACGCATGGGCAGGTCTTGCAGTAAATGTAACAAGGGAATTGGAGGCGACGATGACGGTGGCGCAGAAGCTGAGGACCGGTTGGAGATATAATTGGACTACTCGCAAACGTCAGATCTTTCTAGGAGTCATACTTCCATCCTTTCTTGCAGTAATTATGGCCATTTGGTTCACTATTATTTTATGGCTGATACTAGACAAAGCCAAAGGTAAAGATTTAAAACAGTTTAAATATGGAAGCTTACCTGCAACTGTAATTGTTGTTATGTGGGCTGTGGTGAGATCAGTGATTTCTATTGTAGAGCCCATCAGTTCTCAAATGGTTGACTATATATGCTTGCCAAATCATGCTGACAAGCTGGGTTATCATCATAAGGTTATTTCCGACATCAAGTTTTTGAAAAAAGAAATAGGTAATAAACCTTCCCGGTTATGGAATGCCTTTAGTTTCTTATGGTGCTGTGCAACATTTTGCTGGAATGACGACTATATTCAAGACACCCCGATTCCCAAGATGGCCCCTGCTTCCAGTGACAATCTTAGAATTGTAGTCTTCGTCGACGACCTTGATAGATGTCAAGAAAATGTGATTCTGCAG ATATTGTCTGCCATTAATCTAGTTTTGGCTGCTTGCGAGATCAACGTAGTTTTGGGAATGGATAAGAGAATGATCGAAAATGCAATAATAAAAAAGTTTGGTAACCAGCATAATAAACCTCCTAATAAGTGTAATGAGGCCTTGGCAGACAAAtatttgagaaaaataatacagcTGCCATTAGACCTACCGGATCCTAGTCACACCGAGTCCAAGAATTTCTTGCAGGGGCAGCTAGGAATTTCGGACACGTGCAAAGGACCTGCTGACTGTGAAGCACAAGCAGATATGCCACCTGTTCATGCGCATAGAAAAATGAATCCCAAGTTCCGATTGGGAACCTTTATTTCAAGGAATCCTAAGTTAG GTGGAGGAGAAACTGTGGCAACCCGGGGAGAAACTGGAGATATAAGAGAAAGAGATGATGTTTCAG GCACGGAAAGTACTGGACAAGGAACGCATTTTGAATTACTCAACACAACAGAACACGGACAATGTTCAACGGAAATATCAG agCAAGGTTTAGCGGAAGCTGAAACAAAGATTATGATACAGTCTGAAACAAGTTCTGGCATTAAGGGAGGAGAACAAG GCGACCCGATTTCAAAGACCGAGAAAGACAGGACTTGGATGAGATGGTGTATGGGGAAATTGAGATCATGCTTCTTCTACAAGTGCAACAGGGGAGAAAAGAGTAACACTGAAATTGAAGATGAACTGATGGAAATCTTCCCCATAACTATTGAAATGCTGATACCTCAATATAGCAAAGGGGAAAGCGACGCCTTTTGCTTCCTTGAGACAAAAACAACAGGTGCCAGAAAACTCCCCCGAGAATGGAAGCGGTTGCTCACCTACCATCGGCTAGCATGGAATATCTTGTCCAAAAGTACACCAGTCAAGACATTGGCCGGATGGCAGGTTCAACTTATTGCCTGGGTTTTTGTTTGTTGGCAATGGAAAGATCAAATTGACACTCTAGTTCAG GAGTGGGATAATCTCCGCGTGCTTAAAAACTGGATTACCGTAAATGACAATCAACAAGGGGAAATGATCCAGGGTAAAACAAGCGGGCCTTCCCTGAGGGAGATCGTTGAGCAATACATGGATGAGAGATGGCCGGCAGTGGCAAAAAGTGGCAGTACAAGTGTCTCTAATGCAGACGGCATCAAAGGAAGTATTCCCAAACAGAGTCCAGCAAAGGAAAACGACTCCATTAAGATCCATACAGAGAATGGCAAGGGGCAAGAATCAGAGGGTAAAGGAATCAGCAATGGCACAAGTAACATTAATTCCATGGAGGAGGAGGACAAGGGAGGATTGAAGTACCTTATGGAAGTGATAGGGAAAGTTCTGAAGGAAGAGGAACAAGAATATTCACTGAAACTACAAGAGTTGGAGGGTAAGAAGGGAGAGGATCCTGAAGAGTGGCTAAAGATTGTGATAAGATTAAAGATTTTACGAGAGGAAAAACAACTGGAGGAGTGGTTAAAAGCCATTGTGAGGAATGTTTTGAAAGAGGGCGAAGAAGCGAACGCCGGAGAAAGGTCCCTTCAACAAGACAAACAGAGCAAGGAAGAAAAGCAGGGGGCATCCCAGAAACAGAAAAGAAAAGGCAAAAGAAAGGcggttgaagatgaagaagaacgTGAAGAATGGAGAAAACTGAGAGATACATTGAGCCGCTACAATGTTACCATGGATGGCCTTCAAGCTTTCCAGAAATTTAGGTTTTACTGTGTGCCTGGAGATCTCCCATGGCCATTACCCAAACAAGAGGACAATCACAACTAA